From a single Aricia agestis chromosome 17, ilAriAges1.1, whole genome shotgun sequence genomic region:
- the LOC121735457 gene encoding protein MIS12 homolog produces the protein MIKLPKWVGGSDEEYETQHFGFGAQRLKISVRQMVDQKIRTGVKDMETYLAQTLDLNDTDKETLTQSCDNLIRLYCQRAEPSLDIVDKEIERILKVPENVLLPEDEVQRDQISTEEYNKLKEDVVTLRRRVERAALLEAFLTAEEEELAMVENVCEIAKKDMEVLDLLQKDIDSKENVKKIQNNVQFLCASAPFMVKSDEVDLYEDKTE, from the coding sequence ATGATTAAGTTACCTAAATGGGTAGGTGGCTCGGACGAAGAATATGAAACTCAGCATTTTGGCTTTGGTGCTCAAAGACTGAAAATTTCGGTTCGGCAAATGGTTGATCAAAAAATTAGGACTGGTGTGAAGGATATGGAAACCTATTTAGCACAAACTTTGGACCTTAACGACACTGATAAGGAAACACTAACACAATCATGTGATAATCTTATACGGTTGTATTGTCAGAGGGCCGAGCCCTCCCTAGATATTGTTGACAAAGAGATTGAACGTATCCTAAAAGTACCTGAGAATGTGCTGTTGCCAGAAGATGAAGTGCAACGAGATCAAATTTCTACAGAAGAATACAACAAGCTTAAAGAAGACGTAGTTACTTTAAGGAGAAGGGTGGAAAGGGCGGCATTGTTGGAAGCTTTCCTTACAGCTGAAGAAGAAGAACTCGCCATGGTCGAGAATGTGTGTGAAATCGCCAAAAAGGACATGGAAGTGCTAGACTTACTgcaaaaggacattgatagtaAAGAAAATGTTAAGAAGATTCAAAACAATGTTCAGTTCCTGTGTGCCAGTGCTCCGTTCATGGTGAAAAGTGATGAGGTGGATTTGTATGAAGATAAAACTGaatga